One Glycine max cultivar Williams 82 chromosome 3, Glycine_max_v4.0, whole genome shotgun sequence DNA window includes the following coding sequences:
- the LOC100775248 gene encoding uncharacterized protein, whose amino-acid sequence MCNMLILLSILHIIVNGPTLCFGNKVEDKILKVGEELWRETLPLHGGSCFYQLQGLKPHTWYEVKISYPASIPASFSIQLKRNKSDVVLNNNRRLLNTEKLIFKTNSNQDEFQSVLVTVEPEGFPAKLHVAERQFIIFNIVSDELLLGIPHKAWWVVALALLGLGIAFIVPSFLPLYLLPKKQVSRTDNYVSKTS is encoded by the exons ATGTGCAATATGCTTATTCTGCTTTCCATTCTCCACATCATCGTGAATGGTCCAACTCTCTGCTTTGGGAATAA GGTTGAGgacaaaattttgaaagttgGAGAAGAGCTATGGAGAGAAACTTTGCCATTACATGGTGGCTCTTGCTTTTATCAATTACAGGGTCTAAAACCCCACACGTGGTATGAAGTGAAGATATCATATCCAGCTTCT aTACCTGCTAGCTTTTCCATACAACTGAAGAGAAACAAGTCAGATGTGGTGCTGAACAATAACAGGAGATTGCTCAACACCGAAAAGCTAATTTTTAAGACCAATAGCAATCAG GATGAATTCCAGTCAGTATTAGTAACTGTGGAGCCAGAGGGGTTTCCTGCAAAGCTGCATGTAGCAGAGAGGCAATTTATTATCTTCAATATAG TGTCTGATGAACTATTATTAGGCATACCTCACAAAGCTTGGTGGGTAGTGGCACTGGCTTTACTCGGTCTAGGAATTGCTTTCATCGTgccttcttttcttccattgtaTTTGCTACCAAAGAAACAAGTCTCGAGGACAGATAATTATGTTTCTAAAACTTCTTAA
- the LOC100808937 gene encoding tafazzin, giving the protein MPLLDRGDVWKSKARSLQLQLRDRFRVAVDRHWRRRHNHHTFIPSADGYFSSTIQRWLSRFRDFRRDSLPSSTSFYRKRVIKDFSSEEDSTLVRMMQAVAVPVLGNVCHVFMNGLNSVQVYGLEKLHSALLQRPKGKPLLTVSNHVASMDDPLVIASLLPPSVLLDARNLRWTLCATDRCFKNPVTSAFFRSVKVLPVSRGDGIYQEGMDLAISKLNHGGWVHIFPEGSRSRDGGKTMGSSKRGVGRLVLDGDSMPLVVPFVHTGMQEIMPVGANFPRIGKMVTVLIGDPINFDDIIEFDKDKGSNVPRRRLYDAVASRIGDRLHEMKVQVDTIAIDQEMQLQDKSSHSTERTSKILQQVDWELFGMDSFMSVEDDSKQRQETVALSNVSVSQHHQQSHSDQSWRAGFSYRMRGYIDQMELVSFAARGIFLNNDTKNSARPSREMGPLKAWKQFLEANLLRQWNYVHY; this is encoded by the exons ATGCCCCTTCTCGATCGCGGCGATGTTTGGAAGAGCAAGGCGCGATCCTTGCAGCTACAGCTCAGGGACCGTTTCCGTGTCGCCGTCGACCGCCATTGGCGCCGCCGCCACAACCACCACACCTTTATCCCCTCCGCCGATGGCTACTTCTCCTCCACCATTCAACGCTGGCTCAGCCGATTTCGTGATTTCCGCAGAGACTCGTTGCCGTCGTCCACCTCTTTTTATCGCAAACGAG TGATTAAGGATTTCAGTTCTGAAGAAGATTCAACTCTTGTTCGTATGATGCAAGCTGTTGCGGTTCCTGTTCTTGGAAATGTCTGTCACGTGTTTATGAACGGATTAAACAGTGTGCAG GTATATGGTTTAGAAAAACTGCACTCCGCTTTACTGCAAAGACCTAAAGGAAAACCTCTTCTTACG GTCAGCAATCATGTTGCTTCCATGGATGATCCTCTTGTTATTGCTTCGCTGCTTCCTCCGAGTGTTCTTTTGGACGCTAGGAATCTCAGATGGACGCTTTGCGCAACTGATAGGTGTTTTAAAAACCCTGTGACTTCTGCATTCTTTCGATCAGTCAAAGTTTTGCCAGTTTCTCGGGGTGATGGCATTTATCAGGAG GGAATGGACTTGGCCATATCAAAATTGAACCATGGTGGTTGGGTCCACATATTCCCAGAAGGCAGTCGCTCCCGGGATGGTGGAAAAACCATGGGCTCTTCCAAGAGAGGTGTTGGGAG GTTAGTCCTGGATGGAGATAGCATGCCTCTTGTTGTCCCATTTGTACATACAGGGATGCAGGAGATTATGCCTGTAGGTGCTAACTTTCCCAGAATAGGCAAGATG GTTACAGTGCTCATAGGTGATCCGATCaattttgatgatataattGAATTTGACAAAGACAAAGGCTCAAATGTGCCCAGAAGACGACTATATGATGCAGTAGCATCTAGAATTGGTGATCGGTTGCATGAGATGAAGGTCCAGGTTGACACTATCGCAATTGATCAAGAAATGCAGCTACAAGATAAGTCCTCACACAGCACTGAACGAACATCTAAAATACTGCAGCAGGTTGATTGGGAATTATTTGGAATGGATAGCTTCATGTCTGTAGAAGATGATTCCAAGCAGAGACAAGAAACAGTTGCCCTCTCAAATGTTAGTGTTTCTCAGCATCATCAACAATCTCATAGTGATCAGAGTTGGAGAGCTGGGTTCTCATACAGGATGCGTGGTTATATTGATCAGATGGAGCTTGTGTCTTTTGCTGCGAGAGGTATATTTCTGAATAATGATACAAAGAACTCTGCTCGCCCTAGCAGAGAGATGGGCCCCTTAAAGGCATGGAAGCAGTTTTTGGAAGCTAATCTATTAAGGCAGTGGAATTACGTCCATTACTGA
- the LOC100820162 gene encoding heparan-alpha-glucosaminide N-acetyltransferase isoform X1 has protein sequence MAEIKGEHSLNVSQELPEVSDKNLPKTKRVASLDIFRGLTVALMILVDDAGEQWPMIGHAPWNGCNLADFVMPFFLFIVGMAIPLALKVSCERENRVAKNASSISFSVPLFLLLLLFWFKPVIYFLMLLLDVQRIPNRLLAVKKVIVRTLKLLFWGLLLQGGFSHAPDNLTYGVDMKHIRWCGILQRIALAYLVVALVEIFSRSTQARDPEPTHLSIFNLYYWHWLVGACILVVYLALLYGIHVPDWGFTVHNPDSIYNGTTLTVTCGVRGKLDPPCNAVGYIDREVLGINHMYKRPAWRRSEACTENSPYEGPFKKNAPSWCYAPFEPEGILSSISAILSTIIGLHFGHVLIHLQDHPSRLKHWLLLGLALLTSGLILHFTHAIPLNKQLYTLSYVCVTSGAAALLFSAFYITVDIWGLTFLFLPLKWIGMNAMLVYVMAAEGIFAGFINGWYYGDPHNTLIYWIQKHVFIKVWHSTRVGILLYVILAEILFWAVVAGILHRLGIYWKL, from the exons aTGGCCGAAATCAAAGGGGAGCACAGCCTCAATGTTTCCCAAGAGCTTCCTGAAGTTTCAGACAAAAACCTTCCTAAAACCAAGCGAGTTGCATCCCTTGACATCTTTCGCGGTCTCACTGTTGCG TTAATGATCTTGGTTGATGATGCTGGAGAGCAATGGCCAATGATTGGTCATGCACCATGGAATGGCTGCAACCTTGCTGATTTTGTCATGCCTTTCTTTCTGTTCATTGTGGGGATGGCCATTCCTCTTGCTCTCAAGGTTAGCTGCGAAAGAGAAAATAGGGTGGCTAAGAATGCTTCAAGTATTAGTTTCTCTGTtcctttatttcttcttctacttctttttTGGTTCAAACCAGTCATTTATTTCTTGATGCTTCTACTTGATGTCCAGAGAATACCAAATAGACTTCTAGCTGTAAAAAAGGTGATAGTTAGAACACTCAAACTCCTCTTCTGGGGTTTGCTATTGCAAG GTGGTTTCTCTCATGCTCCGGACAATCTAACATATGGAGTTGACATGAAACACATAAGGTGGTGTGGCATTCTTCAG AGAATTGCTCTAGCATATTTGGTTGTAGCACTGGTGGAGATATTTTCAAGAAGTACACAGGCTCGAGATCCAGAACCCACCCACCTCTCAATATTCAACTTGTACTATTGGCATTG GCTGGTTGGGGCATGTATACTTGTCGTTTACTTAGCTTTACTTTATGGAATTCATGTTCCAGACTGGGGATTCACTGTCCATAACCCAGACAGCATATACAATGGCACAACTTTAACT GTGACTTGTGGTGTTAGAGGGAAACTTGATCCCCCTTGTAATGCTGTGGGATATATTGACCGAGAGGTGCTTGGAATTAATCACATGTATAAGCGTCCAGCATGGAGGAGATCTGAA GCTTGCACCGAGAATTCCCCATATGAAggtccttttaaaaaaaatgctcctTCATGGTGTTATGCGCCTTTTGAGCCAGAAGGCATTTTAAG TTCAATATCTGCTATCCTCTCCACAATCATTGGATTGCATTTTGGACATGTACTCATACACTTACAG GATCATCCTTCTAGGCTGAAGCACTGGCTTCTCCTAGGCTTAGCTCTCCTTACTTCAGGACTTATTCTTCACTTCACTCATG CCATTCCTTTGAATAAACAATTGTACACGCTGAGCTATGTTTGTGTAACATCTGGAGCAGCAGCATTACTTTTTTCAGCCTTCTATATTACG GTTGATATTTGGGGTTTGACATTCTTGTTCTTGCCTTTGAAATGGATTGGCATGAATGCCATGCTTGTTTATGTCATGGCAGCTGAGGGAATCTTTGCTGGATTCATTAATGGGTGGTATTATGGTGACCCTCATAACACGCTG
- the LOC100775790 gene encoding uncharacterized protein, translated as MSHPSVSFRLALFLSFSLTASSSLPPLPVFSKRYAPSSSLIPKATPSDLLSLLGSKPQSSAVNPEVARDLKSCFKFLVPFSPVHPRHRKLGLGRPKLTSPTRRDKNKLIWWPPEPVLELARLAVDSGGDPAAIHRLLDPTIIQVPDCEGSKDERCELTRTPYGRRFICEELNLYLQFLFELIVDRGPSVGLDVTLNRFDLFHGHLFLALDSGRLGILFHAKEYPAYDKQVFPYNMGFCQRGSNVTYDDSMNLRNILWLAPMPGDSGESWVAPGVLVVLDARPDGIIYRDLIPDYVNFARTIYEDDLGDVAVDVNYLNVGSETRNYQIFIC; from the exons ATGAGTCATCCTTCAGTCTCATTCCGATTGGCACTATTCCTCTCATTTTCTCTTACGGCATCATCGTCCTTGCCTCCCTTACCGGTTTTTTCGAAGCGTTACGCTCCATCATCTTCACTTATCCCCAAAGCCACTCCCTCTGACTTATTGTCTCTGTTGGGTTCCAAACCTCAGTCCTCAGCCGTGAATCCCGAGGTAGCGCGCGACCTCAAGTCATGCTTCAAATTCCTCGTCCCTTTCTCTCCCGTGCATCCTCGTCACCGGAAGTTGGGCTTGGGCCGGCCCAAACTCACAAGCCCAACTCGGAGAGACAAGAACAAGCTTATTTGGTGGCCGCCGGAGCCCGTTTTGGAGCTAGCCCGTCTCGCCGTCGATTCTGGCGGCGACCCCGCCGCTATTCATCGCCTTCTTGACCCAACCATTATCCAG GTACCTGATTGTGAAGGATCAAAGGATGAGCGCTGTGAGCTCACTAGAACTCCCTATGGCAGACGCTTCATTTGTGAG GAACTGAACCTGTATCTGCAGTTCTTGTTTGAACTCATTGTTGATCGAGGTCCATCTGTTGGGTTGGATGTTACCTTGAACCGGTTTGATCTGTTCCACGGTCACCTTTTTCTAGCGCTAGACTCTGGAAGACTTGGTATCTT ATTCCATGCGAAGGAATACCCAGCATATGATAAACAAGTGTTCCCATACAATATGGGTTTTTGTCAGAGAG gGTCCAATGTGACATATGATGATTCAATGAATCTGAGAAATATTCTCTGGCTGGCTCCAATGCCTGGCGATTCTGGTGAATCTTGGGTGGCACCAG GTGTTCTGGTAGTGCTGGATGCTCGTCCTGATGGGATCATATATAGAGACCTAATACCTGATTATGTAAATTTTGCAAGGACTATATATGAAG ATGATCTTGGGGATGTTGCTGTTGATGTGAACTACTTGAATGTTGGATCTGAAACCAGAAATTATCAAATATTCATATGCTGA
- the LOC100808405 gene encoding F-actin-capping protein subunit alpha isoform X2, with protein sequence MAEEEEESELSDKQKVEIAKWFLLNSPPGEIQYVAKDVKSILNNDDLYKEAASEAFPYYNKSHLISIPMPNRSGDVLVTSFGELEGNAFLEPRTAQVAIVDHAKQVCTEVRPATDEELSSPYIEEFRCNLDAETLKYVEETYPKGFCSVYCVSGKDVEGPGADFELAVVISAARHSPQNFCNGSWCSIWNIEFKDEQQTVEVKGKMQVGAHYFEEGNVQLDAKHECKDATLFQAPEDCALAITSIIRHHETEYLASLEASYLNLPDSTFKDLRRKLPVTRTLFPWHNTLQFSLTRDISKELGIGK encoded by the exons ATGgccgaagaagaggaagaatcagAGCTCAGCGATAAGCAGAAAGTGGAGATCGCGAAATGGTTCCTCCTCAACTCTCCTCCCGGAGAAATCCAATACGTTGCCAAAg ATGTGAAATCGATTCTCAACAACGACGATTTGTACAAGGAAGCCGCTTCCGAGGCTTTTCCCTATTACAACAAATCGCACTTGATTTCCATTCCAATGCCCAACCGAAGCGGAGAc GTACTGGTTACTTCGTTCGGTGAGCTTGAGGGTAATGCATTTCTTGAACCTAGGACTGCGCAAGTTGCAATTGTTGACCATGCTAAACAA GTTTGTACAGAGGTGAGACCTGCCACAGACGAAGAACTTTCATCTCCATATATTGAAGAATTTCG ATGCAATCTGGATGCTGAAACACTTAAATATGTTGAAGAAACTTATCCAAAAGGTTTCTGCTCTGTCTACTGTGTGAGTGGGAAGGATGTAGAGGGCCCAGGTGCTGATTTCGAGCTTGCTGTGGTGATTTCTGCTGCTAGGCATAGCCCACAGAATTTCTG CAACGGAAGTTGGTGTTCAATATGGAATATTGAGTTCAAAGATGAACAACAAACAGTGGAAGTAAAGGGTAAAATGCAG GTCGGTGCCCATTATTTTGAGGAAGGAAATGTGCAGTTAGATGCAAAACATGAATGCAAAGATGCAACTCTTTTTCAG GCCCCTGAAGATTGTGCACTTGCCATAACAAGCATTATTCGTCACCATGAAACAGAGTACCTTGCTTCTCTTGAG GCATCATATCTAAACCTTCCTGATTCTACTTTCAAG GATCTTCGGAGAAAGCTTCCTGTCACCCGCACGTTATTTCCATGGCATAATACTTTGCAGTTCAGCTTGACAAGAGACATCTCAAAAGAACTTGGCATTGGAAAGTAA
- the LOC100808405 gene encoding F-actin-capping protein subunit alpha isoform X3: MAEEEEESELSDKQKVEIAKWFLLNSPPGEIQYVAKDVKSILNNDDLYKEAASEAFPYYNKSHLISIPMPNRSGDVLVTSFGELEGNAFLEPRTAQVAIVDHAKQVCTEVRPATDEELSSPYIEEFRCNLDAETLKYVEETYPKGFCSVYCVSGKDVEGPGADFELAVVISAARHSPQNFCNGSWCSIWNIEFKDEQQTVEVKGKMQVGAHYFEEGNVQLDAKHECKDATLFQAPEDCALAITSIIRHHETEHHI, from the exons ATGgccgaagaagaggaagaatcagAGCTCAGCGATAAGCAGAAAGTGGAGATCGCGAAATGGTTCCTCCTCAACTCTCCTCCCGGAGAAATCCAATACGTTGCCAAAg ATGTGAAATCGATTCTCAACAACGACGATTTGTACAAGGAAGCCGCTTCCGAGGCTTTTCCCTATTACAACAAATCGCACTTGATTTCCATTCCAATGCCCAACCGAAGCGGAGAc GTACTGGTTACTTCGTTCGGTGAGCTTGAGGGTAATGCATTTCTTGAACCTAGGACTGCGCAAGTTGCAATTGTTGACCATGCTAAACAA GTTTGTACAGAGGTGAGACCTGCCACAGACGAAGAACTTTCATCTCCATATATTGAAGAATTTCG ATGCAATCTGGATGCTGAAACACTTAAATATGTTGAAGAAACTTATCCAAAAGGTTTCTGCTCTGTCTACTGTGTGAGTGGGAAGGATGTAGAGGGCCCAGGTGCTGATTTCGAGCTTGCTGTGGTGATTTCTGCTGCTAGGCATAGCCCACAGAATTTCTG CAACGGAAGTTGGTGTTCAATATGGAATATTGAGTTCAAAGATGAACAACAAACAGTGGAAGTAAAGGGTAAAATGCAG GTCGGTGCCCATTATTTTGAGGAAGGAAATGTGCAGTTAGATGCAAAACATGAATGCAAAGATGCAACTCTTTTTCAG GCCCCTGAAGATTGTGCACTTGCCATAACAAGCATTATTCGTCACCATGAAACAGA GCATCATATCTAA
- the LOC100808405 gene encoding F-actin-capping protein subunit alpha isoform X1 has product MAEEEEESELSDKQKVEIAKWFLLNSPPGEIQYVAKDVKSILNNDDLYKEAASEAFPYYNKSHLISIPMPNRSGDVLVTSFGELEGNAFLEPRTAQVAIVDHAKQVCTEVRPATDEELSSPYIEEFRCNLDAETLKYVEETYPKGFCSVYCVSGKDVEGPGADFELAVVISAARHSPQNFCNGSWCSIWNIEFKDEQQTVEVKGKMQVGAHYFEEGNVQLDAKHECKDATLFQAPEDCALAITSIIRHHETEYLASLEASYLNLPDSTFKYLQDLRRKLPVTRTLFPWHNTLQFSLTRDISKELGIGK; this is encoded by the exons ATGgccgaagaagaggaagaatcagAGCTCAGCGATAAGCAGAAAGTGGAGATCGCGAAATGGTTCCTCCTCAACTCTCCTCCCGGAGAAATCCAATACGTTGCCAAAg ATGTGAAATCGATTCTCAACAACGACGATTTGTACAAGGAAGCCGCTTCCGAGGCTTTTCCCTATTACAACAAATCGCACTTGATTTCCATTCCAATGCCCAACCGAAGCGGAGAc GTACTGGTTACTTCGTTCGGTGAGCTTGAGGGTAATGCATTTCTTGAACCTAGGACTGCGCAAGTTGCAATTGTTGACCATGCTAAACAA GTTTGTACAGAGGTGAGACCTGCCACAGACGAAGAACTTTCATCTCCATATATTGAAGAATTTCG ATGCAATCTGGATGCTGAAACACTTAAATATGTTGAAGAAACTTATCCAAAAGGTTTCTGCTCTGTCTACTGTGTGAGTGGGAAGGATGTAGAGGGCCCAGGTGCTGATTTCGAGCTTGCTGTGGTGATTTCTGCTGCTAGGCATAGCCCACAGAATTTCTG CAACGGAAGTTGGTGTTCAATATGGAATATTGAGTTCAAAGATGAACAACAAACAGTGGAAGTAAAGGGTAAAATGCAG GTCGGTGCCCATTATTTTGAGGAAGGAAATGTGCAGTTAGATGCAAAACATGAATGCAAAGATGCAACTCTTTTTCAG GCCCCTGAAGATTGTGCACTTGCCATAACAAGCATTATTCGTCACCATGAAACAGAGTACCTTGCTTCTCTTGAG GCATCATATCTAAACCTTCCTGATTCTACTTTCAAG TATCTGCAGGATCTTCGGAGAAAGCTTCCTGTCACCCGCACGTTATTTCCATGGCATAATACTTTGCAGTTCAGCTTGACAAGAGACATCTCAAAAGAACTTGGCATTGGAAAGTAA